AGGATGATTTCTGACCTTTGTTTCGTCTTCTCTAGAGAGTTGAGACCGCCGGCGAAGCTCTTGTCTTTGCGACTCTCTCTGCTAGGGTCTGAAGATGGAACGATAATTGTGAACTGATCATCTGAcccaataatatttatttatttttatttttttgtaacttccttttttttatttatttttttatttttctttgttgagataaaaattataaactaatttaatccTTTGTGTTTCTGAATtagtaatataaattttttatttcatttttagatAACTAGAGTTATTGaaatactaatttaatatatatatatatatatattatttgattttgaaataacttATCTTGAAAGAAACATctcaacaataattttttttttttttataataatgatttaaaatgtattcatatataataaaaaaaaaattaacaaatataattagagAAAATTCTTAAATAGTTTTAACATAATCAGGCCCAATAAGGCCcaatattacttttaaattaattatttatataaatttagttttataacaTTTAGGGTTGGTCAAAGAATGATccagattttatttattttttgaaatttatgaatGAGATTGTAtcagaattaaattaaaaaaaatagagtgttccattaaaattttaagataaaaaaataataattttggtgATGGGTTTGAGTCCACATCAATTCTCATGTAAATTCGCCTCATGTCCTTGTGGCGAAGttggttttttttatatatatataatctaggttaattaaaaagtaataattgaccattattttttaaattgaaattttttgagtaattttttttttgtttaaagagtattaaaatataattataaaatagaaaataataatttaaaatataatgtattttaatattttagttaatgaattaagtgatgtgatcaataaaaattgagtgaaataatttttgattatGTTAAATTACTTAAACTATAAAAATTTTCGTGCGAATCAgctgataaaattataaaagaaataaatttaataaaaaaataataataatatgtaatctatgtttaaaatttttaataaatcatgaataatatattaaaataaaaaatagaaactctcatttcacattttattcacttcggtgaacaatttattttctcacatatttcatcataatttttttctgaatgaatctctcatctctcgtgaccttacactttcacattgatcaatcaaatatttgatttatatttttttaatatttagcatcatgacctcacactttggtcaatcaaatatttgattcatatttttaaccactttcaattgatagcGACATATTATACCTCAACAAACCACATGttaatcacacttggttaaaaggttattgttttgttaggttgcaagttcgaaacatacatataacattttttattttattttttaaccgtttgaaaTTTATGGGTGGATCAACTCAtaattcgactcaagtatcaatttattttcacatatatatccaaattaaccacagctctcgacccgacaatccggacactttgaaaattaagcatcattatatatatatatatatatatatatatataatttaaaatataaagtcttattagcctagttagttaaaggattgtacttgttttgttaggttataagtttgaaacgtacatatatcatttttaattttatttttaaccgtttaaagtttatggacggtcaacccacaattcgacccaaatattcatttactctcatatatatatatatatatacaaattaagcatcattatatatatatatatatatatatatatatatatatatatatatatatatatatatatatatatatatgattaagaaATAGGTAAATTGTGAGAAATCATAGTTATTAAATTGATTagtttaacatttaaataataataattaaattgactAAATCAAATAGgcttaatacattatttttggaaaattaaaTGGGACAacattaagtatgtagcccgcaaactaggggtgtaaacgagtcgagTACCATAttactcgaactcgactcgaattGCATTTTAAATACTCGAATTCGAACTTAATCGAGTACCAAAATGTATACTCGAACTCGGTTTGATTACAATTCGAGCTACTCGAATTCAAACTTAATCGAGTACCAAAATGTatactcgaactcggctcgattaCAATTCAAGCTACTCGAATTCGAACTTGATCGAGTACCAAAATGTATACTCGAACTTGGCTCGAATACAATTCGAGCTACTTAAATTCGAACTGAATCGAGTACCAAAATGTatactcgaactcggctcgattaCAATTCGAGCTACTCGAATTCgaactcaaaaattaaattttattaattaaaattatattttatcaccAAATAATATCTCAAgcatgatataatatatatttcacaaattACACATATaatcacaatattatttaagattaagaaatataaataccatcacataatttaaagataatcatTAAATCACAAAAATCTCATTTAGAAATTACAAACGGAAGGTTCAtcacaaatattaaaagtttgacAATATGATGCATTTGTCTTATACTGATATTCAAATTCTaccatattcaaaatataaatattgaaaggCTGAAGACAATAAAAATATCCGTTAATAGTAGAATCCAAAAAATAGATGTTTGAAAGTCTTTTAATGGAGgaaaatataaaagagagaaatgagaagagagagagaggggtttgactgtttgaaaataaaaagagaagtGAAAGAGATTTGACCGTTTGGAAATAAAAGGAGAAGAGATAGATGAGTTTGGTTGTTGTAAATAGAAAAAGGAGAAAACAATAATAGAAGGAGAATAGAGGGATGGTTTGAGAATGGAAGTCTGGGgcaataaaagaaattaaatatttttagatatatgatatatgatatataatatataatatataacgaGTTACTCGCGagctactcgaactcgactcgagctcggtcaaaccGAGATCGAGTCGAGCCTTAACTGAACTACTCACGAGCAACTTCACTCGTTTACACCCTATCGCAGACACACTTAACTAGACGCGGAACTTGCCGCATGTCAGACTCGAACCCAgaaacttagggttagtatccacaTCTTATTGCCGCTAAGCTAGGAGAGcagataaaaatgaaataacgaattaagtatgtagcccacaaacacacttaacaattTAACTAGGTGCAAAACTTGACGCCTAATTACATGTTCAAACCCAAGACCTtatgcttaaaaaaaatatttgagtcaGCCAAAGGTTTGTTGAATTATTCATGTACCATATTAGGTGGAAATAGTATAAGTTAGAGTTTCCAAATTGGCTTAACTTAACCATTTTATTTTGCAAGACTTCATCtagggaagaggaagaagctTGTATTATTGCTCATAAGGGAAATTATTGAAATGGATTTTGAAAAAACTTCCAACATAATAAATCTCTCGAGCTTATCTTAAACCAAACATCACCATAAATGCCCGTTCTATGCATGAAATCAAGAGGTTAGTCCTAACCTCATGACAATATTGGTGTCAAAACTCTCTTtcaataaaaagtaaaatatgaaaattaagacttagaatatgaaaaaaaattaaataggaCAACAAGGTGATGCAATTTGCAGGTGTATATGTAAGCTCTAAATGAAAGGTGTCAAAGGAtgatattcatataaaattaatcatgagTTACTAAgcatatatttaacattttatttttgtactAATGTGAGTGACTTTATTTTGCTATATATGAACAAATGAAACTAGAGTAAGGACTCAATTTCATGTAATCTCTTTTGGTTAACGGAACGGGTCCTATAAAGAACGAATATATTAAGTCACTTGTCAATTAGACTCAAATCatattatacaaattttaattcaGCAAAGATTCATTTATTTGACAATCATGGttaaagatttagatttttctCGAAGAAAAACGAATGATTATGATCATATTTCTTTTATCAATTAAGTTTACTTTAATTCGTTATTCTTAAGTTGatgttcatatttattttattaattaagtttactTTAATTCTTTCTTAAGTTGATGGTGAAGTCATCTATCTAATGGAACGTCAATATGTTAGAAGACATGTTAGTTAAATTAGTAACAAAATGCTTCACTATTATCAATtggtcaaaaaaaaattgttaagatTTTACTATGTTATAATATCATAACTACAATGTTTTATAGCAAAACTAATCTCTTTTGAGAGTGTTGAACaagttattcaaaaatattttgtaaacatATCCTCCAATCTGTGAGAGCATAAGTTTGATTGCAATTCATTTAATTGCAAAAGGTTCTTTAAAGGAATTTTATAAACTGGGAGTGCGAGATTAGTCTGTGGGATAATTATACATagctcgcaaacacacttaacaattttttgatatatatatatatatatatatatatatatatatatatatatatatatatatatattaatatatatatatatatatatatatatattataatgagactcatttattaaataaataaaagtatcaACCACCATgcaatgaaataattttttcaattggCACGTGTGCCCATCAAATGACACAGAGGGCACCACtttcaaacttttcaaaatattattttactctaTCCATTTGTCAGTTTGATGGCACtctgaataataatttattttttaattattaaattaacttaacaatttaatcgttgtattttgtttaaaaaataataaatataatagaaaatttaagttggagattaaaaatatttatatcatcattttttcataaaatacaaatttataataaaataaaactagtatcaaaatgacattacatgataaagatatttaaaaacattattattaaaaaaaaaatcaaacaaagtcTACTAGCTAAACAATCAATAGATTTGGACATAtaataaagtttatatatatttttttaaagatgacACTATCTTCCACTCtaataagaaaataacataaataacagtTAGAGATAATAAGATAATGTActctcattttaaaattttattaaaaaaaaaatatttatttatttatatttaataaaaaaagttttaaattaacaaaataaaaaataatgataaataaagcaaaactcatttaaaatagaaagtaaatttttaatacatttttaaacagtattttgtttatattttatatataaattttgtgtAGGAATGAACAAATTTATTTCTACAATTTAGATTTCtcaaaaaaatctttatataattaaacaactTTTCATCTATATTCTTTAATCaatcacattatttaatttattaattaaaataatataatattttttcaatatatttcttttatataaaataaatatttttcaaaatttcactcaaccaaattatttaaataacccatatataaattgatttaatgATCTGAAgcttcttaaaatataaattatttataaaaataataattttacatgtGACCTTTTTATAACCATAATTgataaatcaataattattgGCAAAGTAtgcttaataattattttgaatagcttaataatataaaaaatcatcaTTGTACATGACATAAATTatctttcaactattaattCATATCTAAATGTTaattctctaaaaaaatatattgagaatcactgataattttttttaatacttttctaataatttatatataataaatagtaaattaaatttataaattgaattattttcatcCATAACAAACGGttaagataagataagattaagaaaaaaataacttttaaaataagttatatattaataaggcATTTTGAGTGAACAGGGgtaacctaattaattaaagtttaagaGAACATAATTAAATGCTATTAGATTAAGATGGGTGTAATCCTATTAATTAATCTGTTATTATAGATTATGCATTAAATTCACATTTTATATGTTTTGGGATAGCAAAAGTCATGctcacataaatatttaataaagtggatcatttatttgttatgtctaactaacatataatatattactataatacttataattcataattattttttaaaaatattcaatttcttatatttaaccTTATTTTTCATAagaataaagttattatttagttaaaaaaaacttgaaataaaCAAGTTATACcccaaattttaatatttattaaaaaaattagatgatttttcaagaacaattatttcaaaattcatcATGGTtagaaaataggaaaaaaagtCATTATATTATGTATGAGAGTACATTTTGTATagtaattattatttagttcataatttcatcaaacaaattattcatattcatcattacaatttaaaatatcatagtTATTCATCtaaatagtattatttaaatattttaaaataatcatatatcAAATAAGTctttgaatttttgtttttttgacttcaatgtattttatttttaactattcatcaaagtataaaaatatttttactttatttttataaaattttaaattaaaaatattaaacataatataataatttttaaaaaaataaaataaccaaaattaaacaaattctgacaatattaaaattatttaaaaatcacatcacaataacttttaaaaagtatgaaagtaaaaataatttattatatctaatataaaatatattattaaattatataataaaactttttaGGTAAAAAGTAGATAAACAaagtaaattttaatattttttaataaactttttctaccaaatataattatttttcacctttttgacaaaaaaaaaaaaaaaaaaaaaaaaaataagtactctattatataatttgaacaCATTTAATATCTGAAACtgttaaaaattgaaataactcaatattatgaaatatatatatatatatatatataagaactGTTAATTGTACTACAGAGATAGAGAAAGCATTGAAAATGGCGTAGGAgatagaaagaagaagaagaagatgaggttTTCACAGTTTTCTCTCTAGATCTGCTGTAAATACAGGTTTGAAGATAAGCTTGAATCACTTCTGTACTcttagagaagaagaagaagaacaggTACAGGTACGAATCTCTTTCTTTTAAGTTTGGATTTCTTCTGTTTTTAGCAGTTTTGTTTATCATCTCTAGCTGTTATTTAAGAtattttcttcttctgattGATTTGGAGGATTAAAATGATGTTTGGGTTTTTGCTGTTTTCTTCTTCATCCACTTTATGTATGCTTTACTCTTCATTTGAGCTAACTTGTATCATCAAGTCATTTTAATTTCATGTCTATTTGGAATTTCAGTTGGGTTTCTTGGTGAAGAGATATGAATAATTTAACTGTTGGAAATGAAGATTCTTTTGCTGAATTTGCTGCTAACAATGATGTTAAGAATTTCAAACTATCAATCCAGACTGATCCGTCTGGGATTGATCAAGTTTGTTTATGGTATGGTCGTGGAATAGGAACAAAACAGATGATTCTCTTACAGAGGACTCCTCTGATGATCGCTTGTACATACGGTAGTCTTGATGTTGTGAAACTCATTCTTTCGCTGTCGATTTCTGATGTAAACCGCATTTGCGGTCATACCACAGCTCTTCATTGTGCTGCTTCGGGTGGTTCTCCGAAAGCAGTTGAGATTGTGAAGGTTCTGTTAGAAGCAGGGGCTGATCATGATTTGATTGATATAAATGGTTATAGGCCAATTGATGTTATTGTTGTCTCGCCTAATGTTCATTACTCGAAATCTTCTCTTCAAGAACTGTTATCAACTGATTATAGAAGAACTGTTAAGAAAGAGTATCCTATTGATCCAACTTTACCTGATATCAATGATGGTATATACTCAACTGATGAATTCAGAATGTTTTCGTTTAAGATTAGGCCGTGTTCGAGGGCTTACTCACATGATTGGACAGAGTGTCCTTTTGTTCATCCTGGCGAAAATGGTAGGAGAAGAGACCCGAGAAAGTATCATTACAGTTGTGTTCCTTGTCCTGATTTTAGGAAAGGTTCTTGTAGAAGAGGGGATGTTTGTAAATATGCTCATGGGGTTTTCGAGTGTTGGCTACACCCTGCTCAGTATCGAACCAGGCCGTGTAAAGATGGGACGAGTTGTAATCGACGAGTATGTTTCTTTGCTCATGCGAAAGATGAACTTAGGCCTTTGTATGTCAGTCCACCTATTTCACCATCTGGAAATGGGATGATTTCGAATGTGGGTTGGCCACATGGAAGTAATCTTCAGTCGAGTCGATTGGGGTTGTCGTTTAATGCGAGGGATAGACTGGCCGAGGAATTGAGTATGATGAACGAACTATCAGCTCGTTCCAATACTCTAACCCCAATGAACTTGGAAGAACTTTTCTCAGAATATCATCAACCAACGATGTTATCACCAATCAACACTGTTTTCTCACCGAAAGGGATTGTTCACTCCGGTTTTCAAATGTCTCCAAGAAATGTGGATTCACCTATGAACTCTCGTGTTTCGATGCTAGCTCAAAGAGAGCAATTTCGTAGCTTTAGATCACGCGAACTTGGGTCTAGTTCCGGTTCTATTGTTGGCTCGCCTAGCGAGTCATGGTCTCAATGGGGTTCTATGAATGGGGAGGCGGATTGGGGTGTTCGAACTGAAGAATTTGGTAAGTTTCGTCGATCATCCTCATTTGAGATTGAGAATAATGGAGATGAACCTGATTTATCATGGGTTCATTCACTTGTGAAAGAATCGCCACAAGAAATGAACGAAACACAATCTACAAATGGTGCAATGGAGGACTCAAACtcgaactcaaactcaaacaatAACCCTCACCTAGATCCAATTGATCAAACCGGTCTTGGCGCCTGGCTCGAGCAAGTGCAGCTCGATCAACTCATCGCTAGGTGATCAAGTCTTTAACTTTTTTCCTAATAAAAACTGACCCTTTTTTTGTATGGAAATTCTGGTTTTGGGTTTCTATTTATATCATCTTTTACCATTAATTGTTGCTAGCAAATGGTAgtagaagaagaaacaaagaatttttaaaataaatttatatattgcaGTCTTTATTTATTGCATTCCCCTTATGGTTACATTTTCTGAATCCATTAATTGATGAAATAAAGTGGTTGTTAAGGTGGTTAGCCACTACTAAAATAAGTAATATCACAAATGGTTAAAAACCCAATTAAAGATTTAGAAGTGGGCTCACTCTCAACAACCTTATCTTAGCTCTGttttttcatcaatttgataatatatgtttttggaCCCTTTCTACATGTTAATATCATTATCTTAGGTGACATTTGCATGTATAAATGGTCAAAGTGACCTAAATTTCATACCATTTGGcaaatgatgatgatgtttaCCATTTCTTTACAATTTTCATGCTTACCCACTATATATTTAATGAGTATTGCTGATGACTTGTATTGCAcaccaaatttattttgttttcattaatacTATTCAAATTTCAGGTGATTTCAGAGATTTTGATGTTtccctaattagaaaatttggACCACTAGTGTACTTCTTTGAATTGTTTAATGCAACACACTATCCTCATTTGACTAGgaatttaataatcaaaatgaatataaaatttaagagatgatgttttttttttcttcatgaaaGGATGATAGGCTATCTACCAagatctataataataatatattatgacaTTAAGGATAAGTTAAATCAATTAAATGCCAATTTGGATTGCAACACTAGACAATCAAATGCACATGTACATCCTAAAAGCAaaatgatgataagaatcaTGAAAATCTATATAGTcctatcttttttttctttcatttttttgtaGTGAGTGTTGGGATTTTCACACAAGAGCAATACCAACTTATGGAATTATGGGAATTTGTTAACATCTATGTTTGGCATAAAAGGGTGTAAAGTCAACATTTAATAGTTGTCTCACATAACTTAGGAATATGTCTAATccataaacattatttattattgagtCCTCAAGTGCGATTTATATTAAGAAGGTTGTAAATTGAATTGAGATATATGGTGTGGTCATGCTAGTTTATTCCAAAGTTTGTAaaggaataaaaacaaaatacccaataatattttatatagaatTTATGAAGATTTTTGCATAATGTAATAAACACATATTTTTAATCACCATAAATTAAACATACATATGAGTTGTTAGGAAGTGAAATAaccatgttttttttgtttacacTTCTCTAGATGAACATATCTCTATCAGAAAGAGtttgttttgatatttattatagatgcctgaaaatttgaaataattgatCAATGAGACAATAAGATGCACATACAAGAAGATGTATTGTCAATGCCATTAATTACCAATatgaaattatgattttattataattttttaaaataaaataaataattttaatatatataatctatttataattcttaaaatcaatcaaaattttaaattaaatatttttaaacaatattttttttttgttttaaatttaataagattaaattttttaatataaattgttaaaatagaGATATTGTATTAAATGTTATTGTAATCCGGGATAGGTCCCGTCGTAGTTTAGCATGTGTTTGGACGACACATGGCAATACGCGCAGGGCGATCTGAGTTAactcgaggttcgatgcgtttcaacatTAGTTTGCGTATCAAAcatctttttaaaagaaaatattatttaaaaaaattctgaaaataCCTAGGAactttagaaattaattatataaaaataaataattatattcaaattttaataatatgggaCAAGCGACAACTTAATTAAAACatggtttaaattaatcaaacaaaattaatttaagagattatttatttgaaaacagactCGCTAAATGaatttagaaaaatcagtaaaatgtacgtgtataaatatactttatactagagtttctataagggatttgatttttgattatgCTCGGGAAAGAgatttcgcgctatgtcctctacgcccgtcaaatgacaattttatttttaaaataaaagtctgGTAATtacaagatttatttataacacttatttcttttaattagtaaTCCGGAGATCCTTAACAAAGATATATTTAGGTTatgtaaataattgtataaaattatttaaaatgacgTACCTATCATTAcgttgatataagattaagtaAAAAAACCCTGAAAAGTATcagaaaagtgttagaatttaaaaataaattttaaacagggccttagccaaaatatttgtttggaaaatatctcgaaaatatttaaatatcattttctgacctttcgggattatttgaaaatggattaggattccaaaattacaaaaataattttggattttgaataGTGAAACCAAATAGGTCTTAGGACTGGAGTCCTAGGGTTTGGGTCTAATTATACCAATCTAGGCTCGGACGGGCTCAATCTATACCGTGGTGGTCTAGATCAGGGCTCGGGAGCGCGGGTCCATGGATTTagagggctcggtcctaggttcaggAGGCTTGGTTTTGAACTCGGACTTCTTGGTCCTAAGGTTCATGAGGCTCGATCCTAAACTTAATTTGTTCGGTCCTAAGcctgggaggctcggtccttgGTCTAGCTTTATCGGTCGTGGACctaggagtctcggtcctagttcagacctcttggtcctaggttagaaaccTCGGTTGGAGTCATCGGTTcttgctcaagaacaccggtcctaagtctcggtcctaactcaagaacatcggtccttggtcttAGTCTTATgtcaattttctcggtcctcGGTCTTGGTTAGAACCGAGGATTTTCGGTCCTGTTTCTCGGTCCCGGGCTAAGAACCTCGATCCTTTGCCTTGGTCCAAGAGGACCAAGTGTTCTTGAATTGATCAAAAATTGCAGGTCTTAtatcttttgatacagatcatgaaatcatgatctgtaagttgCAATCAACTCATATGATTGTCGGGATTAAAAGCCCTAACCCTAATCacgatc
This is a stretch of genomic DNA from Impatiens glandulifera chromosome 4, dImpGla2.1, whole genome shotgun sequence. It encodes these proteins:
- the LOC124936134 gene encoding zinc finger CCCH domain-containing protein 30-like, translated to MNNLTVGNEDSFAEFAANNDVKNFKLSIQTDPSGIDQVCLWYGRGIGTKQMILLQRTPLMIACTYGSLDVVKLILSLSISDVNRICGHTTALHCAASGGSPKAVEIVKVLLEAGADHDLIDINGYRPIDVIVVSPNVHYSKSSLQELLSTDYRRTVKKEYPIDPTLPDINDGIYSTDEFRMFSFKIRPCSRAYSHDWTECPFVHPGENGRRRDPRKYHYSCVPCPDFRKGSCRRGDVCKYAHGVFECWLHPAQYRTRPCKDGTSCNRRVCFFAHAKDELRPLYVSPPISPSGNGMISNVGWPHGSNLQSSRLGLSFNARDRLAEELSMMNELSARSNTLTPMNLEELFSEYHQPTMLSPINTVFSPKGIVHSGFQMSPRNVDSPMNSRVSMLAQREQFRSFRSRELGSSSGSIVGSPSESWSQWGSMNGEADWGVRTEEFGKFRRSSSFEIENNGDEPDLSWVHSLVKESPQEMNETQSTNGAMEDSNSNSNSNNNPHLDPIDQTGLGAWLEQVQLDQLIAR